The genomic interval ggaaaacacagcgctttgaaacctttgtctcttgcgctttataaatgttatttattattattatttattattatttactagttCGTTACTTaggactttttctcattctcacataTTCACAGATTTCCTATGCATAtctttcattttttgttgtcaCTACTGACTGaaacattaattaaacaaagaactcttgttttttaaattacagtaaacTATGGCCAGTCCTGCAATCCCATCAAGCAAGCTGACCAGCGAGCATTATGAAGAACAGATTCGTAACTTGGAAAGGGAACAAGCTAAAATACTGGGAATAGATGCACAGCGTAGAAATGATGAAAGTCTATCATCTGTTGCTAAAGCCTCACATGTGCCTAAGGGGATGGTGAGCCATACACTTCTGCAGATGAAGGATCAAGTTAGTCTTCAGGAGGATGCATTGAAAGCCTTTCAGAATGAACTGACAATCAAATCTGCTGAGATGGAGAAACTTAAAGCCTCTTTTGAAAGTCCGGTAAATATGACAAAGCCATTTACCACAGTGCCATAAACAACAAATGGCACTGTGGTAAAAGGATGTCTactataaaaaagtaaataaatgtctaCTATAATTGTAGGCAATCACAATTTGATAATGCTCTATTTTCAATGTTAACAGTATGTTTCCACTATGTTTCCACTAATTGTCAATGTTCGTGTTTTTTTACAGGATTTTTCCAGATTTACTGATACATCACTGCCAGTAGCTTCTACAACCGTCAGACCACCTGATGTTTTACAATTAAGGTTTCGTATTGTTTTAAAAGATTCTAATTAGTCTCTGCTGAAATGTTTGTAACTATGTTATGTGATGATGAATGGTGCTTACAGTTAGATAATTGATGACATACATTCAAGTTTCATAACATTAGTTTCTAGACTTtgacataaaaaataataatgtatgtacagtgcaataacaaaataatactagGCAGATGCCCtggaagatgaaaaaaaaacatcttgtGTTGCGCGAgtcttaaaaaaataattgaattaaaaaagaataaataaatagacaGTATGGAAAAGACATTATTGTATTAGTTTATGATGTTGACAGAAAAGGATAATTTATCCAATcctcattttttatttgatccCCATACAGACGTGCACTTGAGCAAAAAACAAAAGAGAACGAAATGCTTCAAAACAGACTGGATGCCAGCAAGGCTGCTGCCAGAACCATCACAAGTGCAGGATACGGTACAGACAGGAGTCTCAGCATTCCAAGAAGTCTAGCAAGGTCAAGGTCATTGACCTCATTCCCTAACACCCACAGCGCTGTTGATGTCAACATGTTACCTTTTATTCCATTCCATCAATCACATGAAAAAGAGTAAGTATTCATTTTTACTAACTAACTGATGTATAGCCACAAGAAAGAAAAGAGAACAATCTTTGTTCAAGCCACATGGTTGTCAAAtgcctctgtgaaaaagtggtcaggttaaAACCCTCTAACCGTACTGGTAGCTACGACCCTATAACTTAGCAAGCTCGTCTTTATTTGTTTCCTGTATTTGTTATTATCTATACTTTTTTATAATTGCTTTATAGTTACATTTTAACTAGatttagtatatttttgtttCCAACAGAGTCCTAGAACAAAAGTTACATCATTCTCAACTACATATTGATCGACTTACTAACAAACTTAAAGAGGTAaggctaagaaaatgtttataattcaGTATTCGATGATAAGATAATCACaaagacaaacaaacaacaaatataCACAAGATGAACAGTCTTATTACAAGTATTTATAGTGAAGTTGTTCggtcataaaaacaaaaatcctggcatctgacaggatttgaacccagcatCCAAGCTATACAAGCTTTAACACCATGTTACATAATAAGATAAATTACTTTGCTTTCTTTCATCATAATGTAGCTTACAGAGGTGTCTGAgcaacaaaaatcaaatttccGGCAAGCTATTGAGGATTTGCAGACTAAATTAACTGAAACTGTCGTTGGCAGAGATTCACTTCTTGACATGAGGTTTGTTTGTGCtcaaatcaaaaacaaaatattcataCAAAGAATGAACATCTctcctattatttattaaagtaaaATCACTtaaattttacttattttttagaaaaacagaAGCTGATGAGCAAGGAAAGATGATCAAGAAACTACAAGAATCGTTAAAAGAGGCTGAAGAAAATGCTAAGAAAAATGACCAGGTTGGTCTAAACCATCAGCTACTGTTTTGACTTGATTAATTTCCCATCTAGATTTTAGCTCAAATGTCCAGTAGGTATGACATGCCATGtgtgtcaaaatattttttgtttatgaaAGTTAAGCCAAATCAttgataaatttaatttattggtAGGCCTGCCGTGAGTCAACCTCCAAGGTGGAGGTACTACAGAGCAGTCTGACAACATCTAACGCTGTCATAGGCCAGATTAGACATCAAGCACAAGCAGAAAACGACCGCAGAGGCAAAGAAATTCTCACAAAAGACATCCTAGATGAAAACGATGTCTGTAATATTTCTACTATTCTTCAGATGCTGTTTGAAAATTCACAGAAAGAGATTAAAGAGTTACGAGAGACATTAGAAGAACGAACAGCAAAGTTTAATAATGAACGTGAAACCTATGAAACACAGCTACAAACTATACAAACAGAATCCAGGAACAAGTAAGTTtagtttattttgaattataattttacctCATTTACTTAATTCTACCTTAATTTTACCTTTAAATGCATACATTTTTTGTTAGAATCAACCAGTTATCAGAAGAACATGAAAAGCAAATGAATGCTGCCACCGAGAGAGCAATGAATGCAAGAAAACAATCGCTTAGTCTCCAATCCCAGCTGACTCAGTTACAGTAAGTTGAAAATATTggaaatattttgatatatgGCACATTCATTGGTTGGAATATGGTGATGTTGTtagatatgtatttttaatttatagtatTTTCTTTACGTTTGGTTTTCAGAGAAATGATGCAGGAGAAACTGGACCAGAGAGAACAAACTGTAAAGACTTTAGAACAACAGTTAACACAAGTTAAGAAAAGTGACCAAGATCTGTTGTCCAGTTGGTCTCAGAGGGTATGTTAAGAAAATACTTCAATCATTACAAATTTCTTTGAGTTCTGTGAAAATGTGTCCTATTccagtaaaaaaaaactttttttatttcgCAGAATAACAATTTAAGCGCTGAGACTGAACGATATCGAAATCAAGTAAAAAGTTTGGAAGACGAGCGGAATAGTCTTCAAGCAAAATTGTTGGAACTTACAGAACAAGTTGATAAGCAAAAGGTAGTAACAGTATATACAAGTGCACACCAAAATACATGGTCCCTTTCCATGGTGAATCACTGTTTGTGTGATAACATTTGAGTTCAGACTCTAGTTTATTATATAACTTCTTTGGTAAAGCTAAATTCCATCTTCTTCTCTACAGGATGCTCTTTATCGAGCTGAAGAGGAGATTTCTTCTGGCAGAGAACAGAACAACAGATTGTGGACAATGGAAGAAGAGAATAACAAACGATGTGAAGACATCCAGGCACAGCTGGAGAATAAACTGATAGAGATTGCTGACTTGCATCGAAATATTGAAAGTATAAGGGAGGAGTCTAAGAAAGATCTAATGGAAAAGGTTTGTATAGAGTATACAATAAATAGAATATGGCATTGCAGGTTGGTGGTTAACATACTTGCTTAGAATCCTGTGTTCAAATCCTGTCACAATACCAAAATTGTCCTCATGGCCAAAAATAGGACCACTACTGAAGCCTGACACAAGAGTAGTATATAAaacttttttgtttatttaatgcatgcatgtcaaaattataagtatttttatatgatagtatttttttttataattctttttCAAGCTCTctgtaattttgattttgtgcATTATAGGTGAATTCTTTAGAGAAAGATTTACAGCAGTCAGCACAAGACCAAGCCAGCGACTTAATTACAAAATACCAAGATTTATTGCAGATGTACCAGAGACAAACCGAGGAAAAAGAGCAACAGAAGACTACCTTGGATAACCTTCTAGAGCATAGAACTCGGACAGAGGCAGGCTTAGCTGAGGCTCAAACAGAACTTACAAAATGCAACGTGGAAAGTGAACAGTTTAGACGCAATCTTGAAGAAAAAGAACAAGACTTTGAGATCTTGAAACAAGAGCGTGATCATTACTTTAATCTCTTGAAAGAAAGGAATGAAGAAGTGAGCAAGTTAAAAACACTAAATGATCAAATGAACATCCAGATGAAGGAAGGAGAGAAGCACTTTGAAGATTTTCGAAAACAGAATGAAAACTTGTCACAGTGGGTAGAGATGAAcagtaaaaaaacaaatgatgtaCAGGAAGAGAAGGAACAACTCATAAAGTTGTTAGAGGAAAAGAATTTTAGTAATCAGGAGTTAAAAAGGACAAATGAAGATTTTAGAAAAAGGTTGAAAGCAAGTGATAAAAAACTGGGTTTGCTTAACAATGAGAATGAAGATTTGAAATTGACATTAGAagagaaaaataaagaaaatgatgatGCACTAAAAGAGaaggaaaaaatgtttattgagTTAAAAGAATCCAGATATGAGGTAATAACATTTACTAAATTGGAAATACTATTTGTGTATTTCCTCCCTGTGTGCTCACATTATGTGCACCATATGCTTTGTTCACTTCCATATGTTTTGAAAAATGCTTAAAGTACCTGTCACACCATACAGCCTAGACTTGCGGCAAtgcccaagtctgtagttattgtctttttcaTGTTAGTCCACCTGTCGGCTTTTTAATTTTTGTCCAAACAAGCTCAATGTATGAGCTTCATATCAGTATCAGTtcatgtatgaaacgccatatgtgccaaattttttatctttttactaatattgaGTCAAAACTTTGTCTATAACCTAGACTACATACAGCATAATATTGAATCAGTAAAATAGTGAATATTTATCATCCAATCAGGTTGCTTCTTTGACCGAGGAAACTGATAGACAGAAGTCAGAAATTAAAGTTATAAGTAAAAGAATCAACGAAGACAAGCAGAGGTACAGAGCTAAGATTGTTGCTTTAGATAATGAGCTCAATGCTGTTCATAGCGCCCTCACAGCAAGCAAGTCCGCAGATGCAAAAGGCAAGTGCGTTTTCTTATTGACACTGATTGTTAAAAGCAGTCTTGTAATCTATCTTTGTAAACTCCATTCTTCTATTCTCTTTTATACAGCAATGCAAATGGCTGAAAACATGCACCAGGATATGACATCAAAAAGGTCCCAGATCGACTCTCTGATAAGCAAGGTTCATTGGCTAGAGGAAAGTCTAGAGGCAGCACGCAATGTAAACTTTTATAAATTGAAACACTCAAAAACTTAATTGTTCTCACAAATTCCTTTGAATtttctaaattttattttaaactttctaGAAAAACCAGTATTTAGGCTGACTTCAAAGTTGACACATACTAttctactattattattattgtaaacttgtttttaaatatcattgatTTCAGGATAACAAAACGACAGAAGCAACCAAGGACAAGTATCATTTACGATGTTCTAGGCTTGCTGAGGAGCTGGAGAAACTTGGCCTTGAGTTAGAAGAAGTAAGGCACCAACACAGCAAGCAGACAGCGTACGTCACAAAACTAGAAATAGCCTTAGACAAGGTACTTTTACTTATTTTCACCTCTTGCTTTCAAAGTAATTTGGCTTTTACAGAGCAGCTTTCTTCTATCTAGCATCTTCCTGGAAAGTTGTTTCATAACAAATTAATGGTAGATCTGTGAATTTCTTTAGGCCGCTTCACTGCATGCTGACGTGAAAACAGCAGCAGAAAACCAAGAACAAGAGATGACAAGAACCAAACTGAGATATAGCCTGGAAATAAAAGTATGTTTACTTTCCTAATTAGCTTTCCTTGGGAAGTATTTTCATGAATTAGACACTTATTTCCAACCATGTTTTCATTGGCTCCTCATTACTAACTTACATTTGGATTATTATTGTGTTTCTAGGAGTTGCAACAAGCCTTAGAAGCcgttacaaaaacaaataaatctcTAAGCCAATCTTCTAAGAGAGATCCAGTAAAGGAATCTAGGACTAAAACATCAAGACCAACATCGGCCAGAATGGAAGAATCAAAGAAGCCAGAAAGAAAAGTTGTAAAAAAATCAGACTTTTCTTCTAAGAAAGACAAAGTATGTCATGTTAACATGAACTATGTTTAATgagaccagggaagagtgagatTAAATCTGTTACTTCTTCACTATACTTTCTGAACCAATAACAGAATATTGTATACTAGTGCAATGCATTATAAATTattctttcatttttattagAAGGTGGATAGCGACATGAATAGTGAACTGAGACAGCTGCTTGGCGAGATGAAGACGATGTTGTCAAATGGAATGGTAAACCAACAAAGAGAACCTCCTAATACAAACCAGAGCAACTCACAACATAATGCTAGGTACTGTTCAACAGTTTTAAATTCTGTACCTTATAGCATTACACCATTCTGAACTTGGATTAATCTGCCATTTATATACCTTGCTAAAGAGACATTTAGAGTCAATCTAGTCAAAGTAGAAAACATTAGGCTTAAACTCACAATCAGTATCAGTACATGTATATATCTTTATTCATCCCTCATGGGGCAATTAACAAACGAAGGAAATGGATTACATCAGCttacaataaaaagtacaaattgGATTTGCCTACTTTCtgtgtaaaaatatatacaaatatatttaaatacaatgtCAACAGGTTTATTGCTTGAACTCACCAATACACTTGTTATGTTTTAGTAATAGTTCAACTTCGATTGATGAAAAATATACCAGGCCAAGCTCAAGAGGCTTGCCAACTGATAGATACCAGCAGACAAAGAATGAACCTATTCTTCGTTCAGCAACTCCACCAGAAAGACTAACCGGTATTATATTCGAATCAATATTTCACAACAGAGTCAACTTTATAAgcaattttcttttaaaaatgtgtgAAAAATTGTTAATAGGGTCAACCAAGCATTTAACTTGTAACAGTCACCATCATAGAaatattataaagctctgtctagactatcaaactagtttgacaaatatggtagtgatatgacatcatcatgtccatatatgggcacattacattttttgtcacataaagtttgatagtgtagacagagctttaactaCAGTACATTTACACTTCAATTTGAATTTCTTTTCAGATTTTAGCTCTCCATTACATGCATCATCACCATTCCACCACCCAGTAGATTCAACAACAGATGTCCACAGCCAGCCTAGGACAACCCAGCTATCCCCTGTTGAGAAGCTACTGCTCCAACAGCCCAACAGGCAGACAACATTCCATCATAGGTCAGGGAAAAGCAGGGCTCAACGAAAGTATGATGGATACCATGAGAAGGCTTACTGGGACAGTGATGAAACATCCACAAGCATAACCAACTCTGATACAGGTAACCTACTAAAAGCATGTAATAAAACAGGTTTAGACCTGCTTCTGAGTGGTACAAGTAACATATCTTTTAATATTTCTGCATGCttgatataataaatgtttaaatatatgaTTGAAAATTATTGCAGAAATGCAGGCAAGAAATCAACAATATTCATTAAAGAAACTTGAAGAGCGTTTACAAAGTTTATCAAAGATTGGTGGGAATTTAAAAGATGGAAATGAAGGTATGTATAATTACTACAATACAGTAACATCTggaatttttttgttttatatatttctgTAATTTTTGTTGTGCCaacatttaataaattaaatcaaacattttatgaATCAGTACATCAAGTATTGATTTCTCATGTTGCAATGTTAAATGTTACATTTGGTAATTCAGATGTCATACACTATTTCTAATGTCCTTGAATGTGTTTATTATAGCAATGGCGTCACTGATTCAAAACCAGGGATTGAAACTGAAACAATGTCGACAACATGAAATGCAATTAAAAACGAAGAAGGAGATTCGATGACAAGCAAGAACGTTCAATTATAAATGTTTCCTGAAATTTAGTGAAAGAGGGAGTGGGGGGAGGGGAAGTAGTTCTAGTGGTGATGGTTTACACATAAATATTACATAACACATTTATAAGTgcagtttaaatttatttctctACACTAAGCattttatacatacagtatatacatttcTGAGGAAAAGAGAAAAAGTCTAaactaaatgttaaaaatagatGAGAAAACTTGCAATAAAGTCTATTAATCAAATTGATCCAAATTTAGTTTAGAACCGTAATCTTATGCTTGATATagcttggttcctacttggATGCAATGCAATTAGGAGGTAGGCGcaatgcaagtgagttgaccaatcacaaacgagaGTTCAGTTGATCCATTgggttgtgattggtcaaattacttattaCTAATTTGCATGTGTTGCATTTTAAGTGAGAACCAGGCTTATGCAGATGGCCTATTATAATTGTACAGTACTTACACTTAgcagtattaataatatttagtttataaa from Antedon mediterranea chromosome 5, ecAntMedi1.1, whole genome shotgun sequence carries:
- the LOC140050311 gene encoding uncharacterized protein isoform X2, producing the protein MASPAIPSSKLTSEHYEEQIRNLEREQAKILGIDAQRRNDESLSSVAKASHVPKGMVSHTLLQMKDQVSLQEDALKAFQNELTIKSAEMEKLKASFESPDFSRFTDTSLPVASTTVRPPDVLQLRRALEQKTKENEMLQNRLDASKAAARTITSAGYGTDRSLSIPRSLARSRSLTSFPNTHSAVDVNMLPFIPFHQSHEKEVLEQKLHHSQLHIDRLTNKLKELTEVSEQQKSNFRQAIEDLQTKLTETVVGRDSLLDMRKTEADEQGKMIKKLQESLKEAEENAKKNDQACRESTSKVEVLQSSLTTSNAVIGQIRHQAQAENDRRGKEILTKDILDENDVCNISTILQMLFENSQKEIKELRETLEERTAKFNNERETYETQLQTIQTESRNKINQLSEEHEKQMNAATERAMNARKQSLSLQSQLTQLQEMMQEKLDQREQTVKTLEQQLTQVKKSDQDLLSSWSQRNNNLSAETERYRNQVKSLEDERNSLQAKLLELTEQVDKQKDALYRAEEEISSGREQNNRLWTMEEENNKRCEDIQAQLENKLIEIADLHRNIESIREESKKDLMEKVNSLEKDLQQSAQDQASDLITKYQDLLQMYQRQTEEKEQQKTTLDNLLEHRTRTEAGLAEAQTELTKCNVESEQFRRNLEEKEQDFEILKQERDHYFNLLKERNEEVSKLKTLNDQMNIQMKEGEKHFEDFRKQNENLSQWVEMNSKKTNDVQEEKEQLIKLLEEKNFSNQELKRTNEDFRKRLKASDKKLGLLNNENEDLKLTLEEKNKENDDALKEKEKMFIELKESRYEVASLTEETDRQKSEIKVISKRINEDKQRYRAKIVALDNELNAVHSALTASKSADAKAMQMAENMHQDMTSKRSQIDSLISKVHWLEESLEAARNDNKTTEATKDKYHLRCSRLAEELEKLGLELEEVRHQHSKQTAYVTKLEIALDKAASLHADVKTAAENQEQEMTRTKLRYSLEIKELQQALEAVTKTNKSLSQSSKRDPVKESRTKTSRPTSARMEESKKPERKVKVDSDMNSELRQLLGEMKTMLSNGMVNQQREPPNTNQSNSQHNASNSSTSIDEKYTRPSSRGLPTDRYQQTKNEPILRSATPPERLTDFSSPLHASSPFHHPVDSTTDVHSQPRTTQLSPVEKLLLQQPNRQTTFHHRSGKSRAQRKYDGYHEKAYWDSDETSTSITNSDTEMQARNQQYSLKKLEERLQSLSKIGGNLKDGNEAMASLIQNQGLKLKQCRQHEMQLKTKKEIR
- the LOC140050311 gene encoding uncharacterized protein isoform X1 — translated: MASPAIPSSKLTSEHYEEQIRNLEREQAKILGIDAQRRNDESLSSVAKASHVPKGMVSHTLLQMKDQVSLQEDALKAFQNELTIKSAEMEKLKASFESPDFSRFTDTSLPVASTTVRPPDVLQLRRALEQKTKENEMLQNRLDASKAAARTITSAGYGTDRSLSIPRSLARSRSLTSFPNTHSAVDVNMLPFIPFHQSHEKEVLEQKLHHSQLHIDRLTNKLKELTEVSEQQKSNFRQAIEDLQTKLTETVVGRDSLLDMRKTEADEQGKMIKKLQESLKEAEENAKKNDQACRESTSKVEVLQSSLTTSNAVIGQIRHQAQAENDRRGKEILTKDILDENDVCNISTILQMLFENSQKEIKELRETLEERTAKFNNERETYETQLQTIQTESRNKINQLSEEHEKQMNAATERAMNARKQSLSLQSQLTQLQEMMQEKLDQREQTVKTLEQQLTQVKKSDQDLLSSWSQRNNNLSAETERYRNQVKSLEDERNSLQAKLLELTEQVDKQKDALYRAEEEISSGREQNNRLWTMEEENNKRCEDIQAQLENKLIEIADLHRNIESIREESKKDLMEKVNSLEKDLQQSAQDQASDLITKYQDLLQMYQRQTEEKEQQKTTLDNLLEHRTRTEAGLAEAQTELTKCNVESEQFRRNLEEKEQDFEILKQERDHYFNLLKERNEEVSKLKTLNDQMNIQMKEGEKHFEDFRKQNENLSQWVEMNSKKTNDVQEEKEQLIKLLEEKNFSNQELKRTNEDFRKRLKASDKKLGLLNNENEDLKLTLEEKNKENDDALKEKEKMFIELKESRYEVASLTEETDRQKSEIKVISKRINEDKQRYRAKIVALDNELNAVHSALTASKSADAKAMQMAENMHQDMTSKRSQIDSLISKVHWLEESLEAARNDNKTTEATKDKYHLRCSRLAEELEKLGLELEEVRHQHSKQTAYVTKLEIALDKAASLHADVKTAAENQEQEMTRTKLRYSLEIKELQQALEAVTKTNKSLSQSSKRDPVKESRTKTSRPTSARMEESKKPERKVVKKSDFSSKKDKKVDSDMNSELRQLLGEMKTMLSNGMVNQQREPPNTNQSNSQHNASNSSTSIDEKYTRPSSRGLPTDRYQQTKNEPILRSATPPERLTDFSSPLHASSPFHHPVDSTTDVHSQPRTTQLSPVEKLLLQQPNRQTTFHHRSGKSRAQRKYDGYHEKAYWDSDETSTSITNSDTEMQARNQQYSLKKLEERLQSLSKIGGNLKDGNEAMASLIQNQGLKLKQCRQHEMQLKTKKEIR